The Spinacia oleracea cultivar Varoflay chromosome 2, BTI_SOV_V1, whole genome shotgun sequence DNA segment TCTTTGCTATTTGCTCCTGCACATGACAGCAAGACACTGCTACGAGGTAACTTTACACAACGGATGTATGATATCAGCTATCCTCATAAATCTTACTGCATGGCATTAACAATTTGTTTGGATAAGAGGAAATGGAGAGAAAGGGAGAGGAGGGAAAGAGAGGGGAGCAAGCTCCCTTGTTTGGATAAAAGGTTAGAAGAAGGAAAGGGGGGAGAGGGATCTGTTTTTCCTCTTTCTTTAATAAACACAACTCCAAAATTGGAAAGATTTGGAGGGAAAATTGAGCTCACCTCCCCCAGCTTTTCTCTCCCCTCCCCTTCCTCCTCTTTCTCTCCCCTTCCTTTCCCTTCTATCTCGCTAACCAAACACACCGTAAGAAAAAACTATCACCACACATACACAGATAATACAAACTAGCATAGGGATAGGGCTCCACCTCATCGTCCTCCTCTAAAGAAAACATCATTTAAATCATTCAAGTGGCTGTTACCGGCCAATTATACCTCCAAGAACTCCAAACAATTGCTTTACGACACAGTACATATCAAGAAACGAAATTGATGCTGGTACAGTTATTTGCACATAATAGAAGAAAAAAATGTAATTTTTTATTCTGTTCATCGGGTAAATGTTAGAATAGCCTGTTCCTGATCACCTAATCTTGAACTTCTAATGACTTGAAATTCAGGAAGTTACAGAGTAAGCTCACTGTATATAGGGCGTAACTATAATACAAGTGTGTAATTGTCCCTGAAAActggtttcttttcttttctttaaatCAAACCAAGCTAAGAACAATAACACCACCTAACAGCAGCCACTGGATCAAAGAGAGCGGGAAGGCAAACCCAGCTAGTGATtataggtaaaaaaaaaaatcactccTTGCTTACTCACAAGCAGATTAGCACACTCGACCTCGCTTCAATCAATTGAATCCTCCAATAAAAAGTCCAGCTTAATTGTCCTTCATTTCTCATttccaattaaaaaaaacaacctCTTCAAGAGGCAGTTGTATCATCAAAATCACTAGATAGGAAAGGCATACACAAACCGAGCCTTCAAATCCGATGTAAAACTATACTTTGAACTAAACCAACTACAATTAACCAAAAGAATTGATTAGTTTGAAAGAGATATTACCATCTTCTCcatcctcctcttcttcttcatcgTCATCAACTTCTGCTGCAATATCATCAATAAAACCACCGCCACGGCTTTTTTTATGGCGGCGCCCACGAGCATAAACTTCTTCGTCTTCCTCCTCATCATCGTCTTCCTCCGCAACATCGTCAATAAAATCTGATCTCTGCCGCTTCTTTACGCTTCCCTTACCTCCTTTTCCGCCGCCGCCACCACGGCCTCCATAgtcatcatcctcatcctctTCTTCAGGTTCTTCTTCGTACAGATCTTCGCCGTACTCATCACCGTCCTCCGGCTCTATATCATCGTCGTCTTCGTAATCGTCTCCCCTACCCATGGCTGGAATTGTTAGATCGGTGAGAAAAATGGGATGATTTTGAAGGGGAAATTAGGAAATGGTTTGATTTCTAGGGTTTTCGGATAGATGGAAAGCcctaaaggagagagaaagggggaaaATGGTGAGAGAAGCGGGTAATAATATAAATCTCTGTTTTGGATGAGTGAACTGATGACTGTGGAGGACCCACAGATTATGGAAACGGGTCCGGATATGGGTTGATTGGAGGTTGGTGACGGAATGACGGGTGCAGTTTGAGCATCCGAACCCGAACAAACCCGTCCAAAACCGCTATGGCGCCATGTACTTAAACAGTGACACACGGCAGCACTAGACTGACAAATGGGTTGTTTAGATCGGATACTGATCTGGACATTTCGGGTTATTTTTTCGGGTCGGTTTCGGGTATGGGTCGGGCCATTCGGATTTCGGGTAacttcaattttttataattgggTCAGATCTGGTTCGAGTCAAGATTTCGGGTCAATATCGGATCGGTTCGTATCAGGTcggttcatatcggatcggggttttctggattttcggGTTGGATCAGATTTTTCAGTAATCTAGTATTTATTAGATTATTTTTCTTCAGATTTGTTCGTCACTATCATAATATTATCAAAGCTTTTTTCCTATACACAAAagaatataaattaataaaaagaaaataataagtaacattaataataataaattaaataattataataatatgaAAAGCTAAAAAAACTTGTATTTAAAACTAATTGGTAAATTCGTGTTGTTATTCGGTTCGGATCGGTTCGGGTTGATTAAAATTTTACAGTGATTTTCAGTTCGGGATAATTCGATTTCGGGTGAAGATCGGTTCGGGACGTTCGGGTATCAAGTCATTTCAGGTCAAATTCACTTCTGGGTCGGTTTCGAGTCGTCGTTTCGGATCAATTTCAAGTTACAGATCAAATCAATCCAGAAAGTTTTCGGGGCCGGGTCAGTTTTGCCAGGTCTAGGCGGCACCTAATCCAAGCTAGCCCGATCATGTTCGCAAAAGGCTTTGCATGTACAAAGTGTATAGTAAATGTATTGTACACCAGAATaacttttacaaaaaaaattataatttttacctattttttttgttccttttaatatattttgagtaattttatattataaaaaaagttggtagataaacattttaaagggctGATTTAttttacttcctctgttcttttttaaatgacaaattttgtagacacgtttgccaatgcacgatttcaaatattaatatcttcatggataaaaaaaaattataagaagttgatattaaaaaatattcattagtacgaatctaataagaccccgtatgactatattttttcttaaatgTAAATCACAAAAGAAAGTCAAAGGACCTCGTGTAAATAGTGTCAACAATCATTGTGTCATGTAATaagaaacggatgaagtatacattattagtgactttgaagaaataattttcattaaaatgaaaaaatttatcacaaaatattagataacttttacatatatataagGGTAAGTTTTAAGTATTTTGAGCTACATTttattttggtgtacaatataTATTGTATACCATTTGCAAATAAGAATTTGTATTATgttcttattttgacttatctCAAATACTATAAATTTAGGAGAAATGTGTTTAACAAGTTTCAcatacaaataagtttatttcggACATAACAAGTTTTTTCCAATAACATAAGTTCCTAAGGAGTACAGTATAAGATAAgaaaagttcaaataagttaaaataatataagttcaggtAAAATAAATCGAATAACTAGAACTAGAAGCACTTCTCTTTTTGCTTATTAAATACTACTTCCTCGGTTCTTTTTTAAATGGCACAACTTTTTAatcacgtttgccaatgtacgatttcaaacattaatatattCAACTatggattaaaaaaaaaagttgatatttaaaaaaatattcattAATACGAATCTAATAATACCCCACGtgactattttttttcttaaatataaatcataAAGAAAGTCAAAGGAACTCGTGTGAATAGTTTCAAATATCACGTTGTGTCATGTAataagaaacggaggaagtatgttttTTCCTCTCAAAATGTAAACCAtacaattttaaatattttaaacgtCTTACTATAAGTATAAatgaagttaaaaaaaaaatttatacaaatcaagtaaattaatcaaaaaattGGTTTACCAAATTGTCTTCTTAAATTATACACTTCGCatgtaaaataatgaaatttatATGTTAttgatatgtttttttttgtatatatataaataatttaATGTATCGCCCGAGCGAATAACTAGCGCCAATATTGTTTTCAACCATTATGTCAATCAGAGATCTAAGGTCTTTAGCGATGTTGTTAAGTGTTAAAGAGTAACATTGAAAACACTTTAAGGTTCAATGCAACTTTAGTTTTTTCCACTCAGTTTCCAAGTTTAAAGGTATTAGGTTTATCAAAACAAAAACCAATCAAAGCAAAATGTGAGTGATTATTCTTTATGTAGACCTGTAAATTCAATTATTTAGATTGTATATTGTGATACATATTTACAAATATGCCACTGTGATGAAATTTTCTACTGTAACTTGTAAGAGTATAAAAGGAAGAGATAATATGTTCCACGTGTCAGGTCAGCAAGGATGGAACATAAGACAACTTAGATGTTGTTTACTCAACTTCCTATCCTCATGTACTGTCCACAACAATATGGTACACACACCCAATAAGAATTAGGAAATAAGAACATTTCCAATTTGTAGCAGAATTCTCCACTTAAACCTCAAACAGATTACAATATATCAGCAACACACAAAATTTGCAGATAAAATCAGAGCATAAGAAACAAATATCTGCATTACAACCAATCATCAACATTAACTTATACATAATTGATAATTCCCCTCAAGTTTCCTGTAACCTGTTCCTGTAATACTACTACCAGAGAAAAATGGCATCAACTATGTTCAGTAGCTCTTCTTGTATCGCCTCAAATACTTATCGGCGAAAACATGGTCTTAATTGTAACCTACAAATTCGGAACGACTTTGTTCTAGAAGAGACATCTTCCAATGACAGAGATGATCATGAGAAGCTTGTTTCTGGATTATTGAAGAGAAGATCACTAGTTCTGCAATCTGGGTTTGTTCCTCTGGTTACCTCTGTAACAGCTTTTGGATTTCCAGCACCGGGTTTGGCTGTAATTAAGCAAGGGCCTCTAGCAGGAAGAGTACCTGGATTATCTGAGCCGGATGAACAAGGTTAAATTGCTTTTGTGTGCTAATTTCTTGTAGTTTTTGCTTTTTTACTTAATTAGACAATATATTTTCTTCTGCTCATCATCTGACAATTACTCAGACAATTTTCTCATGGTAAAATATGAACAAAAGTACATGGCCAGAATATTCTCCAAGTGCATAGAAACTTATTTCAAAAAGAGAAATCAGtagaaagagagaaagaaagaccATAAACAAGAATATAATCTTATGATCAAGTTCATTTTCATATCCACATTAATTGAAGAGAAAGGTCTCAGGATAAGAAATGAACACAAGaccagaaactagaaaaatcagaccagaAAAAAGCAAAAAGCACTCACCGAAAACATCCAGAACAGATCAGGCCAGACcaaaaagtagaaaaatcagaccagatcaCCACGTAAAGAGAACAAAGCAATTACTTGATTAGTTCTTGCAAACAAAATTGTTTGGGGATACAGTTTAAGCATATTAGCAATTGAGATGTTGTTAGTTGTTACCTCATAATATCTGACCAGGCAAGTTCAGCTTCTAAATTTGCTTCAGaaacataaaatgcataattcATTAGGCTGATAGAACATAGAACATAAAAAAATCTTTGGTGAATGTGATGGCTAAGCTTGTTGAAAGACTGAATCAAGGATCTCCATTCCTGGAAAAGTAATAccaaaaaagaaggaaaattaGGGTTTAGATCTTTCACGAAGGATGTAAcagaacaaacaaaaaaaaagacttACAACCTGTCAAGCCAGTTCATCCCAGTTAGGTGTATCGAATAAGTAATAAACATCGTTATCATCCATAATGTGCGACCAATACAGCTCTTCAGCATGCTCAGTTTGTAATCCTCAAAAACTGAGATGTTCTGTGGTGCAGAGGAATAGTCTTTCAGTTTGCCACATCCACAAATTTGAAGTTGCTGGAGAGAGGTCTGCAATTGCACAACCAATTGATCAATTCTTTCCATTTTGTTATAGCTATTAGCTAATGACTCTAGGACAACTACATTGAGTGAAAGAAAATAGCATCCATGTACTTATCATGTAGGCACTTGAGAATATACTGGTCATGCACTACTTTTGGTGTGACTGCTTGACAGCATACGACTGTGGTTTAAATAGCAGCAATGAGTTTGTTATGAAGCTGAAAGTTGTTCATTGCTGCATATTTCGTGGGGAATATGTATGCAAATTTGTGAAAACAAACCAATGAACACTATGTACCCTGTAAATTTGTGAAAACAAACCAATGAACACTAAATACCCTGTAAAATTTGTGAAAACAAACCGATGAACACTAAATACCCTGTATTTGCACAAAGAGGTTGTTTAGATTACTAATGCAATTTGATTATGAAGGAAATTACAAAGCCAGATTTTCCTATCTCTTTTATGTAAGTCTCTACCTATGGGGTTTGCCCTGGCTACTGCAGGGATAGACACTCTTTGCAGCAAAGAAGACAACATGTAGTAGGTTTTGGTCTTGGATGGTTAACATTGTTGAAAAGTCGGTGTGCAAGTAAGTTACATGTTTCATGTGACCAGTAAACTCTAAGCATCACTACTATCATAAGTCTAACCTTGTTTACAGTAATATTACGGACCATAGAAAATGAGAACAAAGGTGGCATCCTAAAATAAATCCTTCTCAATTTAAGATGCATGGTCACAGTTCCAACTGAAAATCATGACAGAATTGGTTTCATATTTGTAATATCCAATAAAGCAATTATATTCCTAAAACTTCTGAATAATTATATTGCTAGTTGATAAGATGCTAATAAGCCATAGAACGCTCAGACAGGTTGGAGAACATACCAGAGGCCAGATGACAAGTCTGGAGGCCATGGGGTTGGGTGGAGTCCCATTATTCCTTACCTTTTCAAAGTCTCTGGAGACTGGGACGAGGTAAAGAAAATCAACCATTTTCATTAGGACTAAGCTTGCTTTGACTATTTAAATATTTAACACAAACTGTATtgtcaataaaataaaataaaataaaatataaagttCAATACCCTTACAGAATAATTTCCCTGAAGTTGTTTTGTGATCACATATGCAGGTTCCTGTATCTATTGCAGACCTAGGCGGCACAGAAATTGATCTCAGATTTGCAAACCCCAAACAAGGCCGTTTATTTGTCATAGTTGCTCCTGTCCGTAGATTTTCAGATGGTGAGTATCCCTGCACATTGGCATTGTTATTGTAAGTATCAGCATAACTATAATAACAGGAAAACAACACTTCGGCTGAAATAAACACCCAACTGTATTGCATCCACATACTAGGATCAATTATTATTTACTTTTATGTGCACAGTACTTGGGGACAATACCACAATCCAAGAAATTGGAACACCTGAGAAGGTGATTAGTGCCTTTGGACCAGAAGTAACAGGAGAAAATGTAGAAGGGAAAGTTTTAAGCATGGAAGTAGCAGAGCATTCAGGAAGAAGATATTACCAGTATGAATTGGAGCCACCTCATGTTTTTATCACAGCTACTGCAGCTGGAAATCGGCTTTATCTATTCTGTGTTACTGGAAGTGGTAGGCAACCTCTGTTGGTGGACAATTCTTTCATACATTTCAGGAAGCCAAACTACATTTTTTTTCATATGATTCTATCATTGATGCAGGTCTTCAATGGAAGAGAAATTACCAGGATCTGAAACGAATAGCTCAATCTTTCCGTATTGTTTGAGTTGGCTAGTTCAAAGGAGTCCAACAAATGCCACAATGGAGGATCATTTCCTTCTTCATCATGCAGTTTAGTAGAGGACTAAACATATTGTAAAGTAGACATAAAAAGTTCAAGTCACAAATTTAGACCTTCTCGAGTGCAGAATGTTTATCAGGTCTGACTGCTAGCTTCATCAGACAAGGTGAACAATGATCAACTACTCATTTTGCAACAGTCTGTATTTATCTATAAAGAGCTTCAGTGGAAATATCATTTATAGACAGATCACAGATAACTGACTCACAGGTGAAAAGCTGCTTTTTC contains these protein-coding regions:
- the LOC110782051 gene encoding psbP domain-containing protein 4, chloroplastic; the protein is MASTMFSSSSCIASNTYRRKHGLNCNLQIRNDFVLEETSSNDRDDHEKLVSGLLKRRSLVLQSGFVPLVTSVTAFGFPAPGLAVIKQGPLAGRVPGLSEPDEQGWRTYQRPDDKSGGHGVGWSPIIPYLFKVSGDWDEVPVSIADLGGTEIDLRFANPKQGRLFVIVAPVRRFSDVLGDNTTIQEIGTPEKVISAFGPEVTGENVEGKVLSMEVAEHSGRRYYQYELEPPHVFITATAAGNRLYLFCVTGSGLQWKRNYQDLKRIAQSFRIV